One stretch of Deinococcus radiopugnans ATCC 19172 DNA includes these proteins:
- the ttcA gene encoding tRNA 2-thiocytidine(32) synthetase TtcA, with amino-acid sequence MSHLPSTTPPPNLFRPIVRGAARAIADFDMIEDGDRVMVCLSGGKDSYTLLDVLLHLQKRAPIRFGLVAVNLDQGQPGFPKHVLPEYLSALGVEYSILERDTYRTVQAKTAPGQTTCTLCSRLRRGHLYAHARRLGASKIALGHHREDILETLFMNMFFGARLKAMAPRLTSDDGSNVVIRPLAYVPEAAIVRYAEARAFPIIPCTLCGAQPNLQRVVVGEMLAGWEREHPGRLNNILRSLGRVTPSHLLDRELYDFAGAAADGDTAFDTEALAEREFLVGLEELAVLD; translated from the coding sequence ATGAGTCACCTGCCTTCCACCACGCCGCCCCCCAACCTGTTCAGGCCCATCGTCCGGGGCGCGGCGCGGGCCATCGCCGACTTTGACATGATCGAGGACGGGGACCGCGTGATGGTGTGCCTGAGCGGCGGCAAGGACAGCTACACGCTGCTGGATGTGCTGCTGCACCTGCAAAAGCGCGCGCCGATCCGGTTCGGGCTGGTGGCGGTCAATCTGGACCAGGGCCAGCCGGGCTTCCCGAAGCACGTCCTGCCCGAATACCTGAGCGCGCTGGGCGTGGAATACAGCATTCTGGAGCGCGACACCTACCGCACCGTGCAGGCCAAAACCGCGCCTGGACAGACCACCTGCACGCTGTGCAGCCGCCTGCGCCGGGGCCACCTGTACGCGCATGCCCGGCGGCTGGGAGCCAGCAAGATCGCGCTGGGCCACCACCGCGAGGACATTCTGGAAACGCTGTTCATGAACATGTTCTTCGGCGCGCGCCTGAAGGCGATGGCCCCGCGCCTGACCAGCGACGACGGCAGCAACGTGGTGATCCGCCCGCTGGCCTACGTGCCCGAGGCGGCCATCGTGCGCTACGCCGAGGCCCGCGCCTTCCCGATCATCCCCTGCACGCTGTGCGGCGCGCAGCCCAACCTGCAGCGCGTGGTGGTGGGCGAGATGCTGGCCGGGTGGGAGCGCGAGCATCCGGGCCGCCTGAACAACATCCTGCGCTCGCTGGGCCGCGTGACCCCCAGCCACCTGCTGGACCGCGAGTTGTACGACTTCGCCGGGGCCGCGGCGGACGGAGACACGGCCTTTGACACGGAGGCGTTGGCGGAGCGCGAATTCCTGGTGGGCCTGGAGGAACTGGCGGTGCTGGACTGA
- a CDS encoding transglycosylase domain-containing protein: MRFLVGLSRFVAIVLLLAALGVLALWWMWGRDLPSVTDLDVLEVSGQTRVYDRQDTLVGTLTPSLSSSGGTNRNLLKLGQISPWLQKAVVTSEDRRFYEHHGVDYIGIARGLLKGLLQNDLEGGSSITQQVVKNTLLSDLQAARTAERKFKEAVLAYQLDRNYDKDRILNAYLNIVYWGDGGRDDIVGAGTAARAYFGKSASDLNLAESVYLTTLIPAPNSRYKAFAAYRPLMKDVLSRMVVDGRVTQAEADAAWKTPIYPAGWRIGWNADGTLRSAALENPGRLQENMNALEASLGTGRYAYQYYLQAVEKELLPIIGRKALYGGGKIVTGMSLSAQQAAEQASLNARLPDGATLGTALVSPQNGEVLALVGQKLTGGRPSDWDNAVQARRQVGSSIKPLLYTLALQTGWKQSDTVLDSPLVGTSYQPQNYDGRWTGRYVTMRYALDHSLNLPTVRIAQELGVQNFEAKLRELGLTPPPEAGLSLSIGTLEASPLQMAAAYAPFANGGLYYKPSLVRSVEDARGNRLYTRPNPTPKRVWDEQTAWLGLDMLRGVVDDLTEYQGGLATRAQIEGRQVGGKTGTTNDIKDLWFAGVTPTVAGAVWVGKQEGGALPSWAYSGEIPTPIWQQTVAGALAGQPVQTFKEPDGIAYRVVRQVEMAFRTAQADEEPTARDGSGNSGSSFFRRSRPAQPETVQPAAQTEPTPDPVPVVPEPDPEPAPEFQPVPDVQDIPAEPPADWEEVAPPEALPDAPPADDFSVPAEPEPLPESVPDDPNAAPFINEIPPVN; this comes from the coding sequence ATGAGGTTTCTAGTCGGTCTGAGCCGCTTTGTGGCGATTGTGTTGCTGCTGGCGGCGCTGGGCGTGCTGGCGCTGTGGTGGATGTGGGGCCGCGACCTGCCCAGCGTGACCGATCTGGACGTGCTGGAGGTCAGCGGGCAGACCCGCGTGTATGACCGCCAGGACACGCTAGTGGGCACGCTGACGCCCAGCCTGAGCAGTTCGGGCGGCACCAACCGCAACCTGCTGAAACTGGGCCAGATCAGCCCGTGGCTGCAAAAAGCCGTCGTGACCAGCGAGGACCGCCGTTTCTACGAACACCACGGCGTCGATTACATCGGCATTGCGCGCGGGCTGCTCAAGGGGCTGCTGCAAAACGATCTGGAGGGCGGTTCGAGCATCACCCAGCAGGTGGTCAAGAACACGCTGCTCTCAGACCTGCAGGCGGCGCGCACGGCAGAGCGCAAGTTCAAGGAGGCGGTGCTGGCGTATCAGCTGGACCGCAACTACGACAAGGACCGCATCCTGAACGCCTACCTCAACATCGTCTACTGGGGCGACGGGGGCCGCGACGACATCGTGGGCGCGGGAACGGCGGCGCGGGCGTACTTCGGCAAGTCGGCCTCGGACCTGAATCTGGCCGAGAGCGTGTACCTGACGACGCTGATTCCTGCCCCGAACAGCCGGTACAAGGCGTTCGCCGCCTACCGCCCGCTGATGAAGGACGTGCTGAGCCGCATGGTGGTGGACGGGCGCGTGACGCAGGCCGAGGCCGACGCCGCCTGGAAAACCCCGATCTACCCGGCCGGCTGGCGCATCGGCTGGAACGCCGACGGCACCCTGCGCAGCGCCGCGCTGGAAAATCCGGGCCGCCTGCAGGAGAACATGAACGCGCTGGAGGCCTCGCTGGGCACCGGACGCTACGCCTACCAGTACTACCTGCAGGCGGTGGAAAAGGAACTGCTGCCCATCATCGGGCGCAAGGCGCTGTATGGCGGCGGCAAGATCGTGACCGGCATGAGCCTGAGCGCACAGCAGGCCGCCGAACAGGCCAGCCTGAACGCCAGACTGCCCGACGGCGCCACCCTGGGCACCGCGCTGGTCAGCCCGCAGAACGGCGAGGTGCTGGCGCTGGTGGGCCAGAAACTGACCGGGGGGCGGCCCAGTGACTGGGACAACGCCGTTCAGGCGCGGCGCCAGGTGGGCAGCTCGATCAAGCCGCTCCTGTACACGCTGGCCCTGCAGACCGGCTGGAAGCAGAGCGACACCGTGCTGGACTCGCCGCTGGTGGGCACCTCCTACCAGCCGCAGAACTACGACGGGCGCTGGACGGGGCGCTACGTCACCATGCGTTACGCGCTGGATCACAGCCTGAACCTGCCCACCGTGCGCATCGCGCAGGAACTGGGCGTTCAGAACTTCGAGGCCAAGCTGCGCGAACTGGGCCTGACGCCGCCGCCCGAGGCCGGGCTGTCCCTGAGCATCGGCACGCTGGAGGCCAGCCCTTTGCAGATGGCCGCCGCCTACGCCCCCTTTGCCAACGGCGGCCTGTATTACAAGCCCAGTCTGGTGCGCAGCGTGGAAGACGCGCGCGGCAACCGCCTGTACACCCGGCCCAATCCCACCCCGAAGCGGGTTTGGGACGAGCAGACCGCGTGGCTGGGTTTGGACATGCTGCGCGGCGTGGTTGATGACCTGACCGAGTATCAGGGCGGCCTCGCCACCCGCGCGCAGATCGAGGGCCGGCAGGTGGGCGGCAAGACCGGCACCACCAACGACATCAAGGATCTGTGGTTCGCGGGCGTCACCCCCACGGTGGCGGGGGCCGTGTGGGTGGGCAAACAGGAGGGCGGCGCCCTGCCGTCCTGGGCCTACAGCGGCGAGATTCCCACCCCAATCTGGCAACAGACTGTTGCCGGAGCGCTGGCCGGTCAGCCGGTGCAGACGTTCAAGGAACCGGACGGCATCGCCTACCGCGTCGTCCGTCAGGTGGAGATGGCCTTCCGCACCGCCCAGGCCGACGAGGAACCCACCGCCCGCGACGGCAGCGGCAACAGCGGCAGCAGTTTCTTCCGGCGCAGCCGTCCGGCCCAGCCGGAAACCGTTCAGCCTGCCGCGCAGACGGAGCCGACGCCTGATCCCGTGCCCGTCGTCCCCGAGCCGGATCCCGAACCGGCCCCGGAGTTCCAGCCCGTGCCGGACGTGCAGGACATTCCCGCCGAACCCCCGGCAGACTGGGAAGAGGTGGCCCCGCCTGAAGCCCTGCCCGACGCGCCTCCCGCAGACGACTTCTCTGTTCCCGCCGAGCCAGAGCCGCTGCCGGAGTCTGTGCCGGATGATCCGAACGCGGCTCCCTTCATCAACGAGATTCCTCCGGTGAACTGA